GCAGTTACGACGCCAGCGTCTGTCGTAAGAACGCCAACAACAACTTTTTAACGACTACTTTCTACCTGAATGTCTAGTTTCTACCTCTATAAATACGTCTCGAATTTGATCTTACAAATTCACAATAATCTTTCATTTACTCTCAATTTTCAATcatgaattctgattttgattcttctgaggaagatagggagatggatgaaatgttgtccgacgaagatgaagaaatgtgtatggagtttttgcgTCAAATAGACGAAGATgcaaatcaagatagaagaaggcgaaattttatgttgcaattacattCCGAGATCATACCAAATcctttagagccatatgaagttgcgactagaagatggacgtggaGGAATCGACATTTTTACGAAgaaaagatgatgcatgattatgTTAATCATGACTGTGTCTATTCAAATAGAATTTTAAGGGAAGATTCCGTATGGGTcgcaacttgacgcaaaggattattgccGAGATTtttcaggtacaacctttatttaattatcagcaTGATGCACGACATATACGAGGTTTTAGTCCCGAGTAAAAGGTCACTGCGGCCCTCCGTATACTCTGTTACGGGGTCAGCGGATTCCACAGATGATTACATCCGTATTGGGAAAACAAccgcctttaggtatctcaaattgttttgtGAAACAATAGTTGAGaattttggtccaacctttttaagaaagctTACTCAGGAAtatgttcaaagaataactgtAGAAAACACCGAgaggggttttccaggaatgctaggtagtcttgaatGCATGCACTGCACGTGGCATGCGTGTCCGGTTGAATGGGAaggccaatataagggtcattatctaaaaccaactgtaattttggaagcttcagctacttatgattgttggttttggcatgccttttttggactcccgggttcaaataacgatctcaacgttttatataagtcaccattgtttgaagatcttaagaatggGACCGCGTCGCACTGCAATTTCACCATCAGCAGTCATCAGTACACTCAGGGTTATTATCTAGCAGACGgaatctatccagaatggtcaactatggttcaagcttataaACAAACAGGTTATGGACCGACGACTTCGAAGGATATGAAGTactttaacacccaacaaatgaaatgctgaaaggatgttgaacgcgctTTTGGCATACTGAAAAGGAATTTTGCCATCATAGCTGGGCCGACACGCTTTTTGatattcaagaaatgaacaaaattatgctgacttgtattattcttcataacatggtcattgaagaaaccaggcgtgacccaacctggactagttttccaTATGAAGATTTGAGGTCGAATTTTGTGGTAGAGCATGGGCGTCCGgcaagagaatatagacttgccACTGACAGACTCCAAAATCGGGGAATTTATGGACAACTAAGACAAGATTTAACTAAGTACCTATGGGTTTTAAAAGAAGCAAGAGACGATGCGAGGGGGCGAGGAAGAGGCAGAGAGAGAGGGTGATAGATGTTAtagtgttgtttattttaattaatatttttttttaatttaacgaCTACACTTAAAATTGAAATAAAGAcaattatattaaaagtaattttaaacaaacgagtacaattaaattaaacttaactaaGAAAGACTGaattcttcttcgttttcttccgaggcatcatcttcatcttcttccacatTCACATGCTCGCCAGTTTGTTCGGGCGCGGCTTGTTGTTCGGCCGTGGCTTGTTGTTGTTTGGCCGCATCCATTTGCTTATTCCATGTAGCAAATTGTTGTTCATTCATTTTTGTAGTGTCCAAGGAGAGTAACTTGCTTATCTTACAATTCCTGTAATGTTGTTCTCGCGAAAGAAGACTTTTTCGTTGATTATCTATAGCAATGCCACAGTCCCTGGCTCTATCTGCTTCCATCTGCATCTCGAATTCCTTGTGTTCAGCATAATTGAACTCGCTTGAACCTCCTTCTGCTGCTCGTTGGGCTGCGTCTCTCACTGCTTTTGCAGCTCTCTGaccacctcctcttcttctcttgaagttggtgttaacgtctagattagtgttgtgttgttcctgactaCCTGGAGTTTCATCAGGTGAGGCTCCATTCTGAAAATCCTACGagattggaccatgtggtgatTTTCCAGGCACTTGATGGCCTTCCAtcaagtatggattaaacttgttaagcaccctcaaaatggtgaaacaagtttcatgttggaagctGCAACCTTTGTGGGATCTTTTccactcttcccgacatcttcgttccacatccgGTTCGCCTTCACCACTTTTTCTGTTGTTCCACATTTGAGTGATCAAGGATACATATTCAGCAACGGTGGCTGAAATTGTGTGAAAACGATGACTCAACCCATCGACATCACGTCTATTAGTGTTACCGGTTTCTTCACcaaatttttgtaaaatcttaccataaaaagtttttttttcttgataaataccattgatttcctctaatgtaaataatacataatttctgcaaagtgactcgtcttcatccatcgtatacttgggaccacgaattcttgtgttcctttgttttgatttttgtgtttcttgttgtgtttgttgtggtgtttgttgttgtgaggatgccatatttgttagaaATGCAATATATGGAGATGGGAATTTATCTGAAAGATTTAattgatatgaatagttttgtttgaaaagaaaaagaaaagttaaaGACGGTACGAAAATTGTGTAATGTTGAGGTAGTGTTGAAGATGGTGTGAGTTGAAGTCTATAGACGAAATGTATTTATAGGGAAAAGAAAGGAAGGAACAAGGGAAGTCGAATAGAGTGGTTGGCGCTCTTAGAAAGAACTCTACGTGTTTATCGAAAACGGTGGCGTTTGAATGAACAACGCGTGTTGGTTATAAAAGCGCCGACGTTTTTTCTTCCAACGCCAGCGTTCGTACCAAGCTCGCCCGTCCTTACCACAGGCGCGCGCTGGGTTGTCCAtctcgatgttcaaatcaacaaatatattgagttgaacatccatttttcatgtttgttcattccatagtgggagcaaaataaacaaacttggagtttgttcattccataggaactgctctaacaTCTAGAAATTTCCTTGCCATGTGTTGGTGACTTAATACACGTGTAAGATCCATTGATTCGGTACACGTGGGCAACAAAATTCTAATATACTACACGATGGAATTGGAATAAGTGGTTGGAAGTGTGTTtgtgaaaaaatataaaaatggatACAATGAGTAGTGATTAACTTGTAGAATTCTGTAATGATTCGTgcttaataatattttttttttaaaatttgacACGGATTGAATCCTTACCTTAGATTAAGATGAGTCGGTTGTGATCATGTATTATCGTTTTTTTTTGTCGTGATCATATATTTTCCGGTCGTAATTAATCATGTATAACGCGTTATGCAATCAGTTGTGTTCGTTTGTCTTCGATCGGCCCTCCTGACCGTGCAACGATTTTTTAGTTACTGAGTTTTTATGATGGCCATCAGAAACGATTGCTTATTGTAGACAATGAAAATAAAGTAATAAATAAAATTCAATTATTTCCGATGATGAATATCATACCTGACAGACTTTCTCTCttttatatataatatataaattaaGAAAGCAAACCAATCCTAATAAAACTCTTAAACATAAACCTAAAACTGTTAAACTCCTTTCGGATTAGAAAACTCATATGAGAAAAACCTTGCAAGGAATCCTAAGCATACTAAAAGACTGAAAAGTAAACATACTAGACTCCTAATTCCCTAACTTGTACTGTTGTCGCACCAAACTAGGCCTCGATAGAAATATTAGATAATAAAGACACTAGAAAACTACTAAAAATAATCAAAGATTGAATTATTACACTTGAATTGTCGTTAGATGACTTTTGAACTACTCTCAAGATAATACTATTTCGGATCTTTAGCTGACGAAGAAAATAATTGAGATTATATTGGGAAACGATGAAAATAATGATGCAGAAGCCGAAGATGAGATTGCAATTACAATGCCATCTTCGCTTAAAGAGTCTACCAAAGTTGTGATGACATTAAATAGTTTTTTATTGCATCATCAAATGAcagcaccaaaaacttttctaacGTTAAGAAAAATCCAAAATGAAATTCAATAGGACATCAATGTTAAGAAAAATCTAAGATGAAATTCAATGGAACATCAATTTCAAGAAAAAACATGTCATAAGTAAATCATTCTTTACCAAATTAACATAAACATACAGGGGGTTAGTCAGTTGGGATTAGTAGAGACATTCAGTGACTTTTTATGCAAGAGATTTTGGGTGACTCTCCGTGAGTTTAGAGATTTTGAGATACTCTTTAAATGATTTTCATGGAATTATGGTGATTCATTAAGACAATAaaacatatatgaatttcagctTACGCACatgagataaacaatataatttttatttattttacaaaatgaaTATATGGATATTTCAATGAAAATGTCTTagtccatgcatggcaaacaaaAATTGTAACcatttttccaataaaatcaaaacGAGACGAACATAAGGGATTTGAATCTCTAGTAAACTTATTGGGTTCCGGaagacaacaattttttttttcatttttttgtgtatttaattgtagcttatttggttattgtttttaatattttgatatttaatccttaaagaaaagagaaagaacaaaGTCTCTCAAAATAGAGAGACTTTTTTTATTCATTTATGGTATGTTTTGTAATAAAAGTCTCTACAAGTCTCTCGAAACCACAAATTATtgatttcaaattccaaatccaaTAACAGATAATTATAAAGACTTTTAGAGAGTCACGATCCAATAACAGAGATTGTTTGAGATTTTAAAGAACTCTCTATGAACTAACAAGAGATTGTAGAAGTCTTTAAAATTCTTTCAACATCTCCACAAATCTCAACTGACTAACCCCATGATAAAATTAACTTTGTGCAAATAAGAGAATTATTAATTATATATCAGAAGAGACCTTTAGAAAGTCTAAATTCTTTTATTAATTTATAAATCTAGCGAATCATTCccttcatcctagtttaaatgcCAAAATAAGGGATTTTTTTTATCCTAAAATACTTGCTATACTCTATATTTTGCCACCTTTTATACTGATTTATCCCTAATTTGGAATCAACCCATAACGTGGAaaattgtgtatttcaattatctAGACACCCTTACATACTTCTCCCTATTTCACGCCAATGCCAATTATAAGTTATTACACGAGGAATCAAATTTCAGCAATCAGAGATAATCTGTATTTGTGGCATCACTCTAGAAATGGAAGCTCCTTTTCTTCAAAACTTAGCTTCCATTAGCACCACAACCAAAACCCATTTACTGTTTAAGAAAAGGAGAAATAACTTCCAAGTTCCAACAGAACAAGAAATTAACAGATAATACAATGGGCATAACCCATTTACTGTTTAAGAAAATGAGAAATAACTTCCAAGTTCCAACAGAACAAGAAATTAACAGATAATACAATGGGCATAACCCATTTACTGTTTAAGAAAATGAGAAATAACTTCCAAGTTCCAACAGAACAAGAAATTAACAGATAATACAATGGGCATAACCGGGGCATTTGACGGTTTCCGAGTAGCTTCCTATGAACAATGTTGGTCTGTTGTTGGGCATGAGGTGGTTCATGCGGTGCAAATTCTTCCAGCCACAAGTGTCTGCAAAAATCTGTGTCATACTTATCAGGGACTTGCCCCTAAAAGCTAAAACCTTATTTTGAGATGAAATCATCTCTTATAACAAACAGATTAAAGCCCTTGCTGAACACCATTGTTTCTCCAACTCGAATGTGCTTATGTTTCTGGTAGGATATTCAAAATAATGTCATCGAGACCATGAACTTATTCATACAATGAAGCAGAAATAAAAGGAAAAGTCTCTTGAATTGGTCTTCAACTGGTTTATGAGTCATACGACTGATACACCAATGTATCGATGCTACAGATATATCTCTAGTTATTGATATTTGCCCTACTACTTTTACCACAAACAAGAGAATACAACAGGGTGTTGGGAACTATCATAACTAGTAATGCAATTCACCTATCAAATTATCCTAAAACTAGATCCAGAAATCAAATTCACCACACAATTCAACACCAATTGATCAATTCAGCAAAAATCTGAATAACATAATATCATCTACAAAATTAAAATCCATACAACGTAtatccaattttattttattttttttgttttgatcaattACGTAGATCCAATTCATAAcactaaaaatccccaaaacacaATAAACACCACAAAGTAAAAACAAAACACAAGAAAAAATCGCTCATCTTCTCATAGATCTGTTAACTCCTCCTTCCAATCTTCCTCCACCTCCACAGAGAGGTTCACCCAATCAACCAAACAAATCAATCCTGATTCTTCAATTTCTCAACACGTCGACTCATTTGCTCCAAACGAACAACAAGACTAGTAACAGAATACAACAACCATTATGGATCGGTGTCTACTCGCACTATTATTTTCAGAGTCTATACAGGAATCCATAATGCTGGCAAAAACTCAAGTTCACGAGTTCAGTTTCTAAAAATTGGAACAACTACATTAACTATAATCATATTGTCAATGTAAAAGATAACTATGTGCTAGAACTGATAATCCTACTAATCGTTCAAGGTATAATAAAGAATGCACTAGCGGAATTGTGTCAGCACTTGTCATCATAATTTAATGAAGTGCTATCTAGTTTCAAGCTGTGTGTCTAGTCATGCTTCTGCCATCAACTCGAATACACCAGACAACTACAAAACGGAGGAGAACAGCTTTTGGCCATATTGAACCTCAACTTCATTCTATCCACCAGCAACTTCAATATCCAGACAACTACAAAATGGAAGAGAACTGCTTTTGGACATTTGAAACTCAACTTCATTCTATCCAGCAGCAACTTCAATATCTTTACAACCTTAATCTACCAGCTTATCATTCCACAATTCAGAATTTAACTAGCAGTTTACAGACATGGTTATATATACAGGACTACAGTATGCAAAAAGCTGGAGCCCATATAAATGAAGCAGAAAGAAATACATTATACTTTCATGCTAATGCCAAATTTAACAAGAAGAGGAATCAAATTTCAGCAATCAAAGATAATCTGGGTTTGTGGCATGACTCCAGATCAGAAATTGAAGCTATTTTCCTTCAACCCTTAAACTTCCATTAGAACCACAAGCAAACCCCATTACAATCAGGAACTGTTATCTCAACTTCATATCAAAACTTCATAGTTGAAAATGAGTAATAGCTTCAAGTTCCAACAGAACAAGAAATTAACAGATAATACAATGGCATAGCCAGGAAATGATGGTTTCCACACAGTTTTTTATCAACAATGTTGGGCTGTCGTTGGGCATGAGGTGGTTCATATGGTGCAACATTTTTTCAGCCACACGTATATGCTTAAAACTATGAATCATACTTATCAGGGACTTTTCCCTGAAGACTCTCAGTGATTACAGACCCATATGCTTATGTAATGTGAGATAAAATCATCTCCAAGCTAATAACAAACGTAAAGCCCTTTCTGAACACCATTGCTTCTCCAACTCAATGTGCCTATGTTTCAGGTAGGAATATTCATCAAAATAATGTCATTAGAGCCCATGAACTTCATACAGTGAAGcagaaaataaaaaggaaagtCTCTTAAACTGGTTTTCATGAAGACTGGATGTGAGTCATATGACTGATACGACTAATGTATCAATGCTACAAATATATCTTTAGTAATTGATAGCAGTCCTCCTACTTCTTTTACCACAAACAAGAGAATATAACATGCTACAGGAGAACTATCAAATTATCCTAAGACTAGATCCAGAAACCAAAATCACGACACAATTCAACACCAAATGATCAATTCGGCGGAAATCAGAATAATATAATATCATCTGCAAAATTAAAATCCATAAAACGTAGATCCAATTCATAACACTTAAAATCCCCAAAACACATTAAACACCacaaattaaaaacaaaacacaaGAAAAATTCGCTTATCTTTTCATAGATCCGTTAACACTTTCTTCTTCCGATCTTCCTCCACCACCGCCACAGAGAGATTCATCCAATCAACCAACCAAATCAATCCTGATTCTTCAATTTCTCAACACGTTGACTCATTTGCTCCAAACGAACAACAAGATTAGTAACGGAATACAACAACCAGTAGAACACAAGAGCAGCAGCAATCAACAAAGCATTCCTCTGACTCTTCATGATAGATTTCTGGTGACGAAGATGCTCAGATGGAGTACAAGATGTAGCTTCACAACTTGGTCTAGTTTCGTATTTCCAGTAGATATCCATCAACAAGAACAAACAGAACGGAACAATCGATAAGAACGGCTTCAACATGTTACGAGTAACAGCAAGCAAACCTTTACGAAGACCACCTAATCCAGGTAATGTTAGTAATAAGAGCATCACTACTTCTGCTCCTGCTGCATAACCTAATACCACCCATTCTAACGCCATCTGAACAATCTGATTCTGACGATGATCAAATTTTTGGGAAGATTGTATTTGTGAAAGAAGATCTGATGAGAAATTTCACAGATGCcctagttttatgattttgttgGAGAGACCGAGAGAGAGATTTTGTTGTGAAGAAAGGAAAGGGGGTTGTGGGACAGATAAAAGGCAATAAAAGCGAGTTTACAGAGAGGAGGACACGTTGCTTTTCCAAATGGCACGTCGATCGTACACGTGTCATGCTGTCAGGTGTGCCGACCAGTCAGTTTTGGTGCTTTACTTCGaggtaaagaaaaaaaagacgatCCTTTCGAGTTTCGGCTTTCGAGATCTAGTTAACTCATGGTTTTCAATGGTTTGAGTCGTCTGGTCGATACGGTCAAGGTTGGGGGCCTGGGCGGGCCTCCTTATGTCACCCTCTACCGATTTTGAATCGCTATTAGTTGACGAAATGtagaccaatgtagttaatatcggccAAGATGGCCGATATACcgccgataatatcggtttcggtGTTTCATCGAGATGCCGATATTGTCGGTATTGGCCGATATTTCGCCGATATTGGCCGATATTTTATCAATATTCACCGAAAtatcgtgtctcgatactcgacCGATATTCACCgaaatccgatattaactacattgatgTAGACACATGAAGCTCCCGGATTGGCACACAGTTTGCAAGTTCGGACACTTGCTTTttgaatggtggttcaaacacATAGTACTGGATTGTGAAGCTCCTTAATCTTCTTTTAGTATATGCAATGTGTGTAAAAGTCCAGTCGTGCAATGAATGTCCAGTGATCCTCCCTAGTACAGCTGCAAAATGCTGGAGGGCAGGCAGCTAAACCCCATGTACTCATCAATAGtagaaacaaaattaaaaaaaaatcaaaagaaaaatgatCTTTATCGTTCAAGCTTTACTGATTACAACTCTTCAGTCTCCAGACTCTAGAGTGTACACTAGTCATACATTTTCAGAGTTTGCTAGAGATGTTTATGTTCTTaactttagaagatgatgatttgGGATTTAGATCTTTAGGCACAACAATTGTAAGAACTCCATTCTCAACTGCAGCCTTTATCTGATCAAGCTTAACATCCTCAGGCAACTCAATTGTCCTAGAAAAATCTGCTCCTTTCATTGTTGTCATCAGACCTCTTTCTGCCACATGATAAATAGCATCTTTGTAAGCTTCTGTAGTGGAATCCTCTTTCTTTTTACCTTCTCCCTTAATCTGCATAATGTTCCCATCTTCAATCTGAACTTTTATATCTTCTTTACCAAACCAAACCCTGTAACCAAATTCATATTCATAGACAAGTTAATCATATGCCAAAAATCAGACAAAGAAAAAGAGTAACTGAAAGAAAAAGTTGATTAGTGATATTTACCTGGAACATTAATCTTGTATATATGAGAATTAGGCGTTTCAACCCAATCCAATGGGGCAATTGTTGATCCCCCAGACAATTCTTGGAAGATTGGACCTCTCCCCAAGAATCTCCTGAGTGGGTCTACAGAGAAAATGTTAGCCATGTTATCAGGCTTAGCAGGGTTGATATGATCTATATCCTTGGTGACAATAGAGTGATTACTACTTCTCAACTGTGATCATCTGATAAATATATAAGAGTAGAAAAGCTTTGGATACATCTAGTGATTTCATCATAGAACAATCTCTGGAACCTTCTTTGCATCTTATCTTCTAATAAGGTTGCTGTGTATATTAATCTGGTTTGGTTCTTCCAGAATTTTCCAAGAAAGaggacaaaatgtttggtaagaACAAAATATCTAGCAAAAGGACAGAAAAGGCTGAATTCACACTTACAGGACTATGGAACAATAATaatcaacaaaagaagaaataaatatttCAGCATTTAAAACAGTACTATTGAGAGGCTTGGGAGAGCAATTGCATTTTTTGTTTGTATAAATGGAACAACAAAGAGTATCCTAAATTCAATCTGTTCGGAATGTTTTCGATGTTTTAGATGGAGATAATCGTTCTCCTTGTTTCGAGAACGTTCTCCGAGGATTTGTCCTACTCATCAAGGGATACATGCATGCTATGATAAAAACCACAAAATATAAAATCTCCATGTTTGGAACTGGTTTTCTTATGCCATAGTGATTCCATGTGGATGCTTCCATGCTAATTGTGGCAAACTTTGTTCCCGATTGTTTTTGTCTGCGAAATGTACACATAATTTCAAAAGAAAGTATAAAAGAGAATAATGCAACCAGTGTATTACATGCAAAATATGGGCATAAATCATTCTGTAACATGTTGTTGATTGTGTAATAGATTTGATAATAATACAACATACCCGAAATAGTTCCCGACAGATTCCCACAGAGAAGAACTACTTCTGACCCCAATGTTTGAAGCATGGTTTGGCACCTTATCTGTATTAGGTTCAGCTTCGCGAGCTCCTGGTTAAGTATATATGGATATTGATGAGTTGATCAGATGAGTATGTCTTTCGAAATTTGATATCAACAAAATCTATACATACATGATGCTACTCTAGTTActgaaataaaaggaaagaagaatgtACCATTAGAGGAAGCAGAACGAGCCTTGTGCGATGATGCTTTTAATGAGGACAACTTTTGAACAAGAACGCGCTCTTCGTCACTGTCATTTCCAAAATTAAAGCGACAGATTATAGCTTGTCCAGAGAAACAGTTGACGCTTGGCCGATGTATcatttacagaaaccatcaacagACTGATCTTTTTATCTCATTAGTAGGAAAGCCAGGGTGAAGACACGAATCCACAGCACAAACAGACATCTGATTAAAAAAGTTGCAAAAACTGAACCTGATCTCCTTTGGGATCTCAACATTTACAACAAAGTGGTGATCGCCTCGAACAGAAGGTTTTTTCATGTTTGGAATGCCCATTGAAGCCAATTTTACTGCATCTCCGGGCTGTGTACCAGGAGGAATTTGAATATCTCTCGATCCCTCAACTGTATCTACCTGATTATATGTGCATGTGTTAAACTTATTTGGAGAAGAACGGTTTTCATTTTCCATAAGCAATTCAGAGAAACATGACCAATATCTATCCGAATCTCCAAACCAAACCAACAATATGCTGCATGCATTACATATTTCACTGACAAGTGACAACTTCAATTACCTTCAAAACAGTCCCTAGTATAGCATCGCTGTAATCAATTTTGACTTTTGAATAAAGGTTTAAACCATCTCTCCAAACTCCAGCTTTCTCCTTGATATGAACAAATAAATAGAGATCACCTCCTATACCCCTGCATGATATCAAATAGTATAACCAGATTATATAAACTGATGTACCTATCTACTATCCAAAAGATAAAAGATCTATAATCAACAGTAATAATCCACATAAAATTATATAGACGTCAGACCCAAACATAATAAGATAAACTTTATCTACTAAGGAGACCTTTTTAGGTCCTAATAGTTTGGTTGGTTAGAAAAATTAGACTTCCCATTCTTTCTATTAATTTGCGGTTGAAGATACTATATCAAATTTAATGGGACTTGCTATCCAAGTGAGTACCTGTTCTTGTCAGAACTCCCTTCTCCTTGAATTTGCATACTGGCTCCTTCGTAAACTCCTGGTGGGATAACTACTTGGATATTTCGTTTCAACTTCACTTTACCCTCGCCACTACACCTTCGGCAATTGTCAGAGATAACCTTTCCATTACCACTACATTTTAAACAAGTCGACACCTGGAAAATAAAACACATcatatgaaataataataatgtatTGGTGAATGAGAGACTAAGTTTTTTTCGATACAACTCAAACAAAAAACAATTAGTACAAAATATCCTTCAATTGTATATACACCATTAGTAAAACACGCTAACATGTACCAGATGTCATTGCCTAGAGGTTTCGACGGGAGTGGCTCAAGATCATTATAGATTGTGTTCACTAAGCTCTAACTGTCCATATGGGACTATTCAATTCTTGGCAAAAATGAAAAttcatttaatcatttgaaataaCAAGGAGAAATTATCTGCCAAGCTAAATCTTCAAATTACCTGAGACATTAAACCAAATGGTGTTCTCTGAGCTTTCATCACTCTTCCCTTGCCACCACAATCAGTGCATAATTTTATGCAACCAGCAGTCTTCGCACCTGTACCCTGGCAATCATCACATGTCTCTAAATAGGCTACTTCTATATCCCTTTTGCCCCCAAAAACAGATTCTTCGAGGCTCAAATACAAGTCGTACCTAGATTACAAAGGCATTAACTTCAATCAAGAACTTAGCATAACACAGAAAATTATAAAGTTCAAGTAGCATTCTATGCCTACTGTCCCATCCTAATAGTCAGAATTTAAGGCACGATACTTATACAGTTGTAGAACATAAAATCAGAAGCAGATTGTATTCATCAATGTGATGCTGATAGAGAGAGATGAAATATTAGTTGTGAGCATGGAAACTTACCGAATGTCAAGACTTTGGCTGCGAGTGTTTCTCATATTGCCGCCTCCAAATATATCATTTTGCTCTCCgaaaattgaatcaaagatgtcAAAGGCGTCCAcctgaaaaataaataatttcacATTGAAGCATGAATATGACTCCTCATTATTTTAGTCAAAAGGATGAAGAATTACGAAGAAACTTCAGTTATTCCTGAGCATGAATCATTGAGTTCTTACCCCCTGTGAATCAAAATCCGATGTGCCAAAATTTCCCTGTAAACCGTCCTCACCATAGCGGTCGTACAAAGATCTTTTCTCATCATCTGATAAGACCTACATAAAGGCTACATTAACATATGACCAAAAAAGAAAACTACAAAATCCGTAAAAAACCTTATAACTCTACTAATTACAATGCAAGCTCTAAGTTGGAATACCCAACACCATCGATGTAAGGTCGATTACTCTTTGGGTTAGACGTTTCGTAGTGTGAAGAATTCAACTTCACCAGACAGTCATCTTATTCATATTTCTCCATATTCATATAATCACCAGACAGTCATCTTATTCATATTTCTCCATATTCACTTAATTGTTGGTGAGGTAACCTGACAAATCTAGTTTGAGCAGCTATGTGCAGCATTACAataaaatacgaaacaaaaaacAGAGCACTATACCTTCAACTTTCATAATACATCATGTTTTGGAGACAGCAACTACAAGAGtaataaggaaaagaaaaataaaagcacC
This genomic stretch from Papaver somniferum cultivar HN1 chromosome 5, ASM357369v1, whole genome shotgun sequence harbors:
- the LOC113279345 gene encoding 15.7 kDa heat shock protein, peroxisomal-like, whose translation is MANIFSVDPLRRFLGRGPIFQELVWFGKEDIKVQIEDGNIMQIKGEGKKKEDSTTEAYKDAIYHVAERGLMTTMKGADFSRTIELPEDVKLDQIKAAVENGVLTIVVPKDLNPKSSSSKVKNINISSKL
- the LOC113282275 gene encoding uncharacterized protein LOC113282275, with the protein product MSIAQQSSCCCYYNNPSPNSSNLRFIVNSATPSITKKFGFLNSLSINTTTSFLGSSNHSYHKFTPFRCKNGIRASSNSDYYSKLNLNRNATLQEIKNSYRKLARQYHPDMNKSPRAEDKFKEISAAYEVLSDDEKRSLYDRYGEDGLQGNFGTSDFDSQGVDAFDIFDSIFGEQNDIFGGGNMRNTRSQSLDIRYDLYLSLEESVFGGKRDIEVAYLETCDDCQGTGAKTAGCIKLCTDCGGKGRVMKAQRTPFGLMSQVSTCLKCSGNGKVISDNCRRCSGEGKVKLKRNIQVVIPPGVYEGASMQIQGEGSSDKNRGIGGDLYLFVHIKEKAGVWRDGLNLYSKVKIDYSDAILGTVLKVDTVEGSRDIQIPPGTQPGDAVKLASMGIPNMKKPSVRGDHHFVVNVEIPKEISDEERVLVQKLSSLKASSHKARSASSNGAREAEPNTDKVPNHASNIGVRSSSSLWESVGNYFGQKQSGTKFATISMEASTWNHYGIRKPVPNMEILYFVVFIIACMYPLMSRTNPRRTFSKQGERLSPSKTSKTFRTD
- the LOC113282274 gene encoding uncharacterized protein LOC113282274, whose product is MALEWVVLGYAAGAEVVMLLLLTLPGLGGLRKGLLAVTRNMLKPFLSIVPFCLFLLMDIYWKYETRPSCEATSCTPSEHLRHQKSIMKSQRNALLIAAALVFYWLLYSVTNLVVRLEQMSQRVEKLKNQD